A part of Quatrionicoccus australiensis genomic DNA contains:
- the creB gene encoding two-component system response regulator CreB yields the protein MNYHGAMKILIVDDEPAISETLAYALRADGFTADSCTLGSAALAMLQDGAHDLVVLDVGLPDLNGFDVCRQLRRFSDIPVLFLTARTDEVDRIVGLELGGDDYVAKPFSPREVVSRIRAILRRLRPEAKTGISDGRPEKSARFAVDRDGLRIAYHGQWLNLTRYEYLLLAQLLERPGRILNRAQIMESVWQDSGESFERTVDTHIKTLRGKLRAIDATADCIQTHRGLGYSVTAD from the coding sequence ATGAATTATCATGGCGCCATGAAAATCCTGATCGTCGACGACGAACCCGCCATTTCCGAAACCCTGGCCTACGCGCTGCGCGCCGACGGCTTCACGGCCGACAGCTGCACGCTGGGCAGTGCGGCGCTGGCCATGTTGCAGGACGGCGCACACGACCTGGTCGTACTCGATGTCGGCCTGCCCGACCTGAACGGTTTCGACGTCTGCCGCCAGTTGCGCCGCTTTTCCGATATTCCCGTGCTATTCCTGACCGCACGTACCGACGAGGTGGACCGCATCGTCGGCCTTGAGCTGGGCGGCGACGATTACGTTGCCAAACCGTTCAGCCCGCGCGAAGTCGTCTCGCGCATCCGCGCCATCCTGCGCCGCCTGCGGCCGGAAGCAAAAACAGGCATTTCTGACGGTCGACCGGAAAAAAGTGCCCGTTTTGCCGTCGACCGGGATGGCCTGCGCATCGCCTACCACGGCCAGTGGCTGAACCTGACGCGTTACGAATACCTGCTGCTGGCGCAGCTGCTTGAGCGGCCGGGCCGCATCCTGAACCGCGCCCAGATCATGGAAAGCGTCTGGCAGGACAGCGGCGAGAGTTTCGAGCGCACCGTGGACACCCACATCAAGACCCTGCGCGGCAAGCTGCGCGCCATCGACGCCACCGCCGACTGCATCCAGACCCACCGCGGCCTCGGTTACAGCGTGACGGCCGACTGA
- a CDS encoding sensor histidine kinase, translating to MKQIHELVVQSFADPATRPAALARYLEAAAAAAPVAPELLEAALVDALTACQAIQADSARQAAERLDAEEHTENLLQLLGTILESSDEGILALDTEDRIIRFNSRLVGLFAIPDEVIAFWRHEDVMAALLAQLADPAAFSHSLAELCLAPDADWRETLECADGRVIEWRSQPQPAVWAGVKRVISFLDVTERFRSETNRRLLERKLDETRERLLQAEKLAAIFQLSAGLAHEISNPIGFIQSNLEAMGRYVHTMLGLLELYAQAEDDLPPEGARMAALGAAKKAADLEFLRDDVVDLLDESLRGTRRLATMVGSLRVLAHAQGSAMQTVGLAGLLDAALVAADAAAGGRVQIRRSVDDSLQVECRPSELGEALKNLLHNARDAIAGAGEISLRAGADERQVWLEIADTGCGIPAGNLGRIFEPFFTTKPPGAGMGLGLSVAYAIVAMHGGTIAATSEAGQGSVFRICLPRHQAAIPAA from the coding sequence ATGAAGCAGATACATGAATTGGTCGTCCAGTCCTTTGCCGATCCGGCGACCCGGCCGGCGGCGCTGGCACGTTATCTGGAAGCGGCGGCGGCTGCGGCGCCGGTTGCGCCGGAACTGCTCGAAGCGGCCCTGGTCGATGCGCTCACTGCCTGTCAGGCCATCCAGGCCGACAGCGCCCGCCAGGCGGCGGAGCGGCTCGATGCCGAGGAACATACCGAGAACCTGTTGCAACTGCTCGGCACCATCCTCGAGTCGTCCGACGAAGGCATCCTGGCGCTCGATACCGAAGATCGCATCATTCGTTTCAACAGCCGGCTGGTCGGCCTGTTCGCGATTCCCGACGAGGTCATCGCCTTCTGGCGGCACGAGGATGTGATGGCGGCGCTGCTGGCGCAACTGGCCGACCCGGCTGCCTTCAGCCATAGCCTGGCAGAGCTCTGCCTGGCGCCGGACGCCGACTGGCGCGAGACCCTGGAATGCGCGGACGGGCGCGTCATCGAGTGGCGCTCGCAGCCGCAACCGGCGGTCTGGGCAGGCGTCAAGCGGGTGATCAGCTTCCTCGACGTGACCGAGCGCTTCCGCTCGGAAACCAACCGCCGCCTGCTTGAGCGCAAGCTCGACGAAACGCGCGAACGCCTGTTGCAGGCCGAAAAGCTCGCCGCGATTTTCCAGCTCTCGGCCGGGCTGGCGCACGAAATCAGCAATCCGATCGGCTTCATCCAGTCCAATCTTGAGGCGATGGGGCGCTACGTGCATACCATGCTTGGCCTGCTCGAACTCTACGCGCAGGCCGAGGATGATTTGCCGCCCGAGGGAGCCAGGATGGCGGCACTCGGTGCAGCCAAAAAGGCAGCCGACCTCGAGTTCCTGCGTGACGATGTCGTCGATCTGCTCGACGAGTCGCTGCGCGGCACCCGTCGCCTCGCCACCATGGTCGGCAGCCTGCGCGTGCTGGCGCATGCCCAGGGCAGTGCGATGCAGACGGTCGGTCTGGCCGGACTGCTCGACGCCGCGCTGGTGGCCGCCGATGCGGCGGCGGGCGGGCGCGTGCAGATCCGGCGCAGTGTAGATGACAGCCTGCAGGTCGAGTGCCGTCCCTCGGAACTGGGCGAGGCGCTCAAGAATCTGTTGCACAACGCCCGCGATGCGATTGCCGGGGCGGGCGAAATCAGTCTGCGCGCCGGCGCCGACGAGCGTCAGGTCTGGCTCGAGATTGCCGATACCGGCTGCGGGATTCCGGCCGGGAACCTGGGCCGCATCTTCGAACCCTTCTTCACCACCAAGCCGCCCGGCGCCGGCATGGGGCTCGGCCTGTCGGTGGCCTATGCGATCGTCGCCATGCATGGCGGGACGATTGCAGCGACGAGCGAGGCGGGGCAGGGCAGCGTTTTCCGGATCTGCCTGCCGCGGCACCAGGCAGCAATACCGGCAGCCTGA
- the bchE gene encoding magnesium-protoporphyrin IX monomethyl ester anaerobic oxidative cyclase, whose amino-acid sequence MPAIIPKILLLNPPHTAIGSRIPDDHLPPLGLLAIGGPLLDAGFAVELLDADYDPLAPAEIVRRIVAAAPRILMLGHAGSSTAHPTCVALAVRIKAALPAVTIVYGGVFPTYHWREILAECPAIDVIVRGEGERTAVLVARAIVTHGLLATVPGCAYRDGGLARATRQAKPIENLDAYRVGWELIDFARYSYWGGRRAVVVQFSRGCPYLCNYCGQRGFWRSWRHRDPVLFARELAWLHRTHGVEVINFADELPTASRPAWQAFLEALIAENVALTLVGSTRAGDIVRDADILHLYRQAGVVRFLLGIESYDAATLQAIRKDATPREDQQVIRLLRAHGIVSMATYVVGFAAETDRDYWRSLQQLLRYDPDQIQLLYATPHRWTSHFASVAQHEVVQPDTRLWDYKHQVLAAPGMPPWRMLLWVKGIEVAMQLRPRALLRTFFSRDPEFRHAMQWYVQMGRRVWLREVGEFIFAARPRSTGVRLADFRGAGYGARPTAIPAARPAPPIVQKILRFARLALMAGIDRSA is encoded by the coding sequence ATGCCTGCCATCATTCCCAAGATTCTTCTGCTCAACCCGCCGCATACCGCCATCGGCAGCCGCATTCCCGACGATCACCTGCCGCCGCTCGGCCTGCTCGCCATCGGTGGACCGCTGCTCGATGCCGGTTTTGCCGTCGAATTGCTCGACGCCGATTACGACCCGCTGGCGCCGGCTGAAATCGTCCGCCGCATCGTCGCCGCGGCGCCGCGCATCCTCATGCTCGGCCATGCCGGCTCGTCGACGGCGCATCCGACCTGCGTGGCGCTGGCTGTGCGGATCAAGGCGGCGCTGCCGGCGGTGACGATCGTCTATGGCGGTGTTTTTCCGACCTATCACTGGCGGGAAATCCTCGCCGAGTGCCCGGCCATCGATGTCATCGTGCGCGGCGAGGGTGAGCGGACGGCCGTGCTCGTGGCGCGCGCCATCGTCACGCACGGCCTGCTCGCCACCGTGCCGGGCTGTGCCTACCGGGATGGCGGTCTGGCGCGGGCGACCCGGCAGGCCAAGCCGATTGAAAACCTCGATGCTTACCGGGTCGGCTGGGAACTCATCGATTTTGCGCGCTATTCCTACTGGGGCGGGCGCCGGGCCGTCGTCGTGCAGTTCTCGCGCGGTTGTCCCTACCTGTGCAATTACTGCGGCCAGCGCGGCTTCTGGCGCAGCTGGCGGCATCGTGACCCGGTGCTTTTTGCACGCGAACTGGCCTGGCTGCACCGTACGCATGGCGTCGAAGTGATCAATTTCGCCGACGAGCTGCCGACCGCCTCGCGTCCTGCCTGGCAAGCCTTCCTCGAAGCCCTGATTGCCGAAAACGTGGCGCTCACGCTGGTCGGTTCGACGCGGGCCGGCGACATCGTGCGCGATGCCGACATCCTGCATCTCTATCGCCAGGCCGGCGTCGTGCGCTTCCTGCTCGGTATCGAAAGCTACGACGCCGCCACCTTGCAAGCCATTCGCAAGGACGCCACGCCGCGCGAGGACCAGCAGGTGATCCGGCTGCTGCGCGCGCACGGCATCGTGTCGATGGCGACCTACGTCGTCGGTTTTGCCGCCGAGACCGACCGCGATTACTGGCGCTCGCTGCAGCAACTGCTGCGCTATGACCCCGACCAGATCCAGTTGCTGTACGCGACGCCGCATCGCTGGACGAGTCATTTCGCCAGCGTGGCGCAGCACGAAGTGGTGCAGCCTGATACCCGGCTCTGGGATTACAAGCACCAGGTGCTGGCCGCGCCGGGCATGCCGCCCTGGCGCATGCTGCTCTGGGTGAAGGGCATCGAGGTCGCCATGCAGTTGCGGCCGCGCGCCCTGTTGCGCACTTTCTTCAGTCGCGATCCGGAATTCCGGCATGCCATGCAGTGGTATGTGCAGATGGGACGCCGCGTCTGGCTGCGCGAAGTCGGCGAATTCATTTTTGCCGCCCGGCCGCGGTCGACCGGTGTGCGCCTGGCCGATTTCCGCGGGGCGGGGTATGGCGCTCGCCCGACGGCGATCCCGGCAGCGCGGCCAGCGCCGCCGATCGTGCAGAAAATCCTGCGCTTCGCGCGTTTGGCACTGATGGCGGGCATCGACAGAAGCGCTTAG
- the purM gene encoding phosphoribosylformylglycinamidine cyclo-ligase → MTQTTSLSYRDAGVDIDAGDALVERIKPLAKKTLREGVLGGIGGFGALFEVPKRYKEPVLVSGTDGVGTKLRLAFDLNRHDTVGQDLVAMSVNDILVLGAESLFFLDYFACGKLDVDTAAAVVGGIAKGCELAGCALIGGETAEMPGMYPAGEYDLAGFAVGVVEKSKAIDGKDIAPGDVVLGLASSGAHSNGYSLVRKIIERSNPDMNAKFDEVDGKARTLADVVMAPTRIYVKQVLATMQKVNIKGMAHITGGGLLENVPRVLPENVVAELTKAAWPRPKLFDWMQAEGNVAENEMHRVFNCGIGLVIVVAAADADAAIAELKAQGEAVYNIGKIRARQGDEAQTLVV, encoded by the coding sequence ATGACCCAGACTACTTCCCTCTCCTACCGTGATGCCGGCGTCGATATCGATGCCGGTGACGCTCTCGTCGAACGCATCAAGCCGCTCGCCAAGAAGACCCTGCGCGAAGGCGTGCTCGGCGGCATCGGCGGCTTCGGCGCGCTGTTCGAAGTGCCCAAGCGCTACAAGGAGCCGGTCCTGGTGTCCGGTACCGACGGCGTCGGCACCAAGCTGCGCCTGGCCTTCGACCTGAACCGCCACGACACCGTTGGTCAGGATCTGGTCGCGATGAGCGTCAATGACATCCTGGTGCTCGGCGCCGAATCGCTGTTTTTCCTCGATTACTTCGCCTGCGGCAAGCTCGATGTCGATACCGCCGCAGCGGTTGTCGGCGGCATCGCCAAGGGTTGCGAACTGGCCGGCTGCGCGCTGATCGGTGGCGAAACCGCCGAAATGCCGGGCATGTACCCGGCCGGCGAATACGACCTGGCCGGTTTTGCGGTCGGTGTTGTCGAAAAGTCCAAGGCCATCGACGGCAAGGACATCGCCCCGGGCGACGTCGTGCTCGGCCTGGCGTCCTCCGGCGCCCATTCCAATGGCTACTCGCTGGTGCGCAAGATCATCGAGCGTTCGAACCCGGACATGAATGCCAAGTTTGACGAAGTTGACGGAAAAGCGCGCACCCTGGCCGACGTCGTCATGGCGCCGACCCGCATCTACGTCAAGCAGGTGCTGGCGACCATGCAGAAGGTCAATATCAAGGGCATGGCCCACATCACCGGCGGCGGTCTGCTCGAAAACGTGCCGCGCGTCCTGCCGGAAAACGTCGTCGCCGAACTGACCAAGGCTGCCTGGCCGCGTCCCAAGCTGTTCGACTGGATGCAGGCCGAAGGCAATGTCGCCGAGAACGAGATGCACCGCGTCTTCAACTGCGGCATCGGCTTGGTCATCGTCGTTGCGGCAGCCGATGCCGACGCTGCCATCGCCGAACTCAAGGCGCAGGGCGAAGCCGTCTATAACATCGGCAAGATCAGGGCTCGTCAGGGTGACGAAGCGCAGACCCTCGTGGTCTGA
- a CDS encoding septal ring lytic transglycosylase RlpA family protein has protein sequence MGGLLLLNVSLADAATSKNPSVKKVEVSARAAARQAGKKPTRTVVRGTRTLGRNNLKQRSESHAAPEVLTAEMKDNAATGLHGAASFYAYGFHGRRTATGEVFKVKDFTAASNHFPLGTMVAVRRLDNSLCAIVKVNDRMHAKHRKRIIDVSRGVAEYLDMIRAGVVLVRVAALRPDWREQGLGACQAAFEPVGDCPSCAQAPRLPDFAGEPRD, from the coding sequence GTGGGCGGCCTGCTTCTGCTGAATGTCTCGTTGGCCGACGCGGCAACGAGCAAGAATCCATCTGTCAAAAAGGTCGAAGTTTCGGCCCGGGCCGCCGCGCGGCAGGCCGGGAAAAAGCCGACCAGAACCGTGGTGCGCGGTACGCGCACGCTGGGGCGTAACAACCTCAAGCAGCGCAGTGAAAGTCATGCCGCGCCGGAGGTGCTGACCGCCGAAATGAAGGACAACGCGGCGACCGGCTTGCATGGCGCCGCCAGTTTCTATGCCTACGGTTTCCATGGTCGGCGCACGGCGACCGGCGAGGTTTTCAAGGTCAAGGACTTCACGGCGGCGAGTAATCACTTTCCGCTCGGCACCATGGTTGCCGTGCGCCGTCTCGACAACAGCCTGTGTGCGATCGTCAAGGTCAATGACCGCATGCATGCCAAGCATCGCAAACGCATCATCGATGTTTCGCGCGGTGTCGCCGAATACCTCGACATGATTCGCGCCGGTGTGGTGCTGGTGCGCGTTGCCGCGTTGCGGCCGGACTGGCGCGAGCAAGGTCTGGGAGCCTGTCAGGCGGCGTTCGAGCCGGTAGGCGATTGTCCGTCCTGCGCTCAGGCGCCGCGTCTGCCGGATTTTGCCGGCGAGCCGCGCGACTAG
- a CDS encoding response regulator, whose protein sequence is MSTGLRLFVVDDDPVLTEIFMATLEDDFQLETFASAEACLARVAEQKPDIFLLDVSLPGIDGCQLCRQLKDDWDTQDIPVLFVSGSDDIEARLLCYDAGGEDFISKPFDPNELLRKLRIAAQLINSRRQLHEQAGYAQRTAMSAMVSMGELGVVLQFLSKSFACESAGELAEALLESMRQYDLQAAVQVRLGEDMLSLSENGRDLPLETSVLNHVSHAGRIFQFKSRCVFNYGRVTLMVNNMPLDDADRCGRIRDNGALLAEGADARLKAIEVELSAQRRRSGIEAALPRVHATLDAVQGNYRRNCYELTQVMVEFQEALMKSYVHLGLTEGQEEQMTAMAGEFMQRMVGTQDESLHIVGQLEELAHSLEGLVKA, encoded by the coding sequence ATGAGCACAGGCTTGCGGCTGTTTGTCGTCGATGACGATCCGGTACTGACCGAAATCTTCATGGCGACCCTTGAGGATGATTTCCAGCTTGAGACCTTTGCCTCGGCCGAGGCCTGTCTGGCCCGCGTCGCAGAGCAGAAACCCGACATCTTCCTGCTCGACGTTTCGCTGCCTGGCATTGATGGTTGCCAGCTCTGCCGGCAGTTGAAGGACGACTGGGATACGCAGGACATTCCGGTGCTCTTCGTTTCCGGCAGCGATGACATCGAGGCGCGCCTGCTCTGTTACGACGCCGGCGGCGAGGATTTCATCAGCAAGCCGTTCGACCCGAACGAATTGCTGCGCAAGCTGCGCATTGCCGCCCAGTTGATCAACAGCCGCCGGCAGTTGCACGAACAGGCCGGCTATGCCCAACGCACCGCGATGTCGGCGATGGTCAGCATGGGCGAACTGGGCGTCGTGCTGCAGTTCCTGAGCAAGTCGTTTGCCTGCGAGAGCGCCGGAGAGCTGGCCGAGGCCTTGCTCGAATCGATGCGTCAGTACGATCTGCAGGCCGCCGTGCAGGTGCGCCTGGGCGAAGATATGCTCTCGCTCAGTGAAAACGGCCGCGATCTGCCGCTCGAAACTTCGGTGCTCAATCACGTCAGCCACGCCGGCCGGATCTTCCAGTTCAAGTCGCGCTGCGTTTTCAATTACGGCCGCGTCACGCTGATGGTCAATAACATGCCGCTCGATGATGCCGACCGTTGCGGTCGCATCCGCGACAACGGCGCACTGCTCGCCGAAGGCGCCGATGCGCGGCTCAAGGCGATCGAGGTCGAGCTGTCGGCACAGCGCCGGCGCAGCGGCATCGAGGCTGCGCTGCCACGCGTGCATGCCACGCTGGATGCGGTGCAGGGCAATTACCGGCGCAACTGCTACGAGCTGACCCAGGTCATGGTCGAATTCCAGGAGGCGCTGATGAAGTCCTACGTGCATCTCGGCCTGACCGAGGGGCAGGAGGAGCAGATGACGGCAATGGCCGGCGAGTTCATGCAGCGCATGGTCGGCACGCAGGACGAGAGCCTGCACATCGTCGGCCAGCTCGAGGAACTGGCCCACAGCCTGGAAGGGCTGGTCAAAGCTTGA
- the miaA gene encoding tRNA (adenosine(37)-N6)-dimethylallyltransferase MiaA, which produces MNSPRLPPAILIMGPTASGKTAAAMALTERFPVKLISVDSAQVFRDMNVGTAKPDPATLARYPHRLIDIISPEESYSTARFRQDALAAMAEITAAGKVPVLVGGTMLYFRSLLQGLAELPQADAALRAEIDAEAAQKGWPAIHAKLAVLDPSTAGRLHPGDSQRLQRALEVCLLSGRPMSELLAESEQQKPPYDFLQIALLPSERAVLHERIARRFDEMLLAGLDEEVRQLRQKYDLSLDLPSMRCVGYRQAWEVQDGLLPARELRERGIFATRQLAKRQITWLGNSFAAESFDCLDPALSERIAARVGDYLKL; this is translated from the coding sequence ATGAATTCGCCCCGCCTGCCTCCCGCCATCCTGATCATGGGCCCGACCGCCTCGGGCAAGACGGCTGCCGCCATGGCGCTGACCGAGCGTTTCCCGGTCAAGCTGATCAGCGTCGATTCGGCGCAGGTCTTCCGCGACATGAATGTCGGCACCGCCAAGCCGGACCCGGCGACGCTGGCGCGCTACCCGCACCGCCTGATCGACATCATTTCACCGGAAGAAAGCTACTCGACGGCACGTTTCCGCCAGGATGCGCTCGCCGCGATGGCCGAGATCACGGCCGCCGGCAAGGTGCCGGTGCTGGTCGGCGGCACCATGCTCTACTTCCGCTCGCTGCTCCAGGGCCTGGCCGAACTGCCGCAGGCCGATGCGGCGCTGCGTGCCGAAATCGATGCCGAAGCCGCGCAAAAAGGCTGGCCGGCGATACATGCCAAATTGGCCGTTCTCGACCCGTCGACCGCTGGCCGCCTGCATCCGGGCGACAGCCAGCGCCTGCAGCGGGCGCTCGAAGTCTGCCTGCTCAGCGGCCGGCCGATGTCCGAACTGCTCGCCGAGAGCGAACAGCAGAAACCGCCCTACGACTTTCTCCAGATCGCGCTGCTGCCCTCCGAGCGTGCCGTGCTGCACGAACGCATCGCGCGCCGCTTCGACGAGATGCTGCTCGCCGGGCTGGACGAGGAAGTCCGCCAGCTGAGGCAAAAATACGATTTGAGTCTCGACCTGCCGTCGATGCGCTGCGTCGGCTATCGCCAGGCCTGGGAAGTGCAGGATGGCCTGCTGCCGGCCAGGGAGTTGCGCGAGCGCGGCATCTTCGCCACCCGCCAGCTCGCCAAGCGGCAGATCACCTGGCTCGGCAACTCCTTTGCCGCCGAAAGCTTCGATTGTCTCGATCCGGCGCTGAGCGAGCGGATCGCCGCCCGCGTCGGAGACTACCTCAAGCTTTGA
- a CDS encoding LemA family protein — translation MKLRLLVLLSVIVSLLSGCGYNQIQINDEAVTASWSEVLNQYKRRADLVPNLVSIVQGYAAHEKDVLTRVTEARAGVGSIKATPELVNDEAAFAKFQKAQSELSSALGRLLVVSENYPQLKADANFRDLQAQVEGTENRITVARNRYIKAVQDYNISVRTFPNNLTAMAMGWKAKANFTVEDEKAISDAPKIDFNAPKAAQ, via the coding sequence ATGAAGCTACGCCTGCTTGTCCTGCTTTCCGTTATCGTTTCGCTGCTCTCCGGCTGCGGCTACAACCAGATCCAGATCAACGACGAGGCGGTCACCGCCAGTTGGTCCGAGGTGCTCAATCAATACAAGCGGCGTGCCGACCTGGTGCCCAATCTGGTGTCCATCGTGCAGGGCTACGCCGCCCACGAAAAGGACGTGCTGACCCGCGTCACCGAAGCGCGCGCCGGCGTCGGCAGCATCAAGGCCACGCCCGAGCTGGTCAATGACGAAGCCGCCTTCGCCAAGTTCCAGAAGGCGCAGTCCGAATTGTCGAGCGCCCTCGGTCGACTGCTCGTGGTCTCGGAAAACTATCCGCAACTGAAGGCCGATGCCAATTTCCGCGATCTGCAGGCGCAGGTCGAAGGCACCGAAAACCGCATTACCGTTGCCCGCAACCGCTACATCAAGGCAGTGCAGGACTACAACATCTCGGTGCGTACCTTCCCCAACAACCTGACCGCCATGGCGATGGGCTGGAAGGCCAAGGCCAACTTCACGGTCGAGGACGAGAAGGCGATCAGCGATGCGCCGAAGATCGATTTCAACGCGCCGAAGGCAGCCCAGTAA
- a CDS encoding TPM domain-containing protein, which produces MKAWRHGLLGLFLCLCASLLWAAPAADGLVPIPALTARVTDLTGTLDAAQKAALEEKLAAFEAQKGAQVVVLLLPTTQPETIEQFGIRLLEAWKIGRKGVDDGVLLIVARDDRKLRIEVGYGLEGALNDATAKRIIAETITPLFKAGDLPGGVAAGVDAILKVVGGEELPAPSGLAGGATVDLGNIPEFVFFAVLIGVVLGGTLLRHLLGNLLGCGVVGAVTGGIGWLVVGGLAGIIGGALAGIFLAVFGLDLVLSGILSGGRGGGGGFGGGGFSGGGGSGGGGGASGSW; this is translated from the coding sequence ATGAAAGCCTGGCGGCACGGCCTGCTCGGCCTCTTCCTCTGTCTCTGCGCCAGCCTGTTGTGGGCGGCGCCGGCAGCGGACGGGCTGGTGCCTATCCCGGCGCTGACGGCGCGCGTCACCGATCTGACCGGCACGCTGGATGCCGCGCAGAAGGCGGCGCTGGAAGAAAAGCTCGCGGCTTTCGAAGCGCAGAAGGGCGCCCAGGTCGTCGTGCTGTTGCTGCCGACGACGCAGCCGGAGACGATAGAGCAGTTCGGCATCCGCCTGCTCGAAGCCTGGAAAATCGGGCGCAAGGGCGTGGACGACGGCGTCCTGCTGATCGTTGCCAGGGATGACCGCAAGCTGCGCATCGAGGTTGGCTACGGCCTGGAAGGCGCACTCAACGACGCGACGGCGAAGCGCATCATCGCCGAAACGATCACGCCGCTGTTCAAGGCCGGCGACCTGCCGGGCGGCGTCGCGGCCGGGGTCGATGCGATTCTCAAGGTGGTCGGGGGCGAGGAACTGCCGGCGCCTTCCGGTCTGGCCGGGGGCGCTACGGTCGACCTCGGAAATATCCCGGAATTCGTCTTTTTCGCCGTGCTGATCGGCGTCGTGCTGGGTGGCACGCTTCTGCGTCACCTGCTCGGCAATCTGCTCGGCTGCGGCGTCGTCGGCGCGGTGACAGGCGGCATCGGCTGGCTGGTGGTCGGCGGTCTGGCGGGCATCATCGGCGGCGCCCTGGCCGGCATCTTTCTCGCCGTGTTCGGGCTCGACCTCGTGCTGAGCGGCATCCTGAGCGGTGGACGCGGCGGCGGGGGCGGTTTTGGTGGCGGCGGCTTTTCCGGCGGTGGTGGTTCAGGCGGGGGCGGTGGTGCCTCGGGGAGCTGGTAA
- a CDS encoding TPM domain-containing protein, producing the protein MNFARLFKHLLAPPWLAAHRFNARLVAEIGAAVELAEAGQRGELRFVVEGPLPWADLRRGRTARQRAADLFARLGVWDTAENSGVLIYVQLVDRQVEILADRGIAAKVAQAEWDAICRSMEAAFRMGDYRAGALAAIARAGQLLAEHFPVDGENPNELPDRPLLL; encoded by the coding sequence ATGAATTTCGCGCGTCTGTTCAAGCATCTGCTGGCGCCGCCCTGGCTCGCGGCGCACCGCTTCAATGCCCGGCTGGTCGCCGAGATCGGTGCGGCCGTCGAGCTTGCCGAAGCCGGCCAGCGCGGCGAATTGCGTTTCGTCGTCGAAGGGCCGCTGCCCTGGGCCGACCTGCGCCGCGGGCGCACTGCCCGGCAACGCGCCGCCGACCTGTTCGCGCGGCTTGGCGTCTGGGATACGGCGGAGAACAGCGGCGTGCTGATCTATGTCCAGCTGGTCGACCGCCAGGTCGAGATCCTCGCCGATCGCGGCATTGCCGCCAAAGTGGCGCAGGCCGAGTGGGATGCCATCTGCCGAAGCATGGAAGCGGCGTTCCGGATGGGCGACTACCGTGCCGGCGCGCTCGCCGCGATTGCCCGCGCCGGCCAGTTGCTGGCCGAGCATTTTCCGGTCGACGGGGAAAATCCCAACGAATTGCCGGATCGCCCGCTGCTGCTCTGA